Proteins from a genomic interval of Liolophura sinensis isolate JHLJ2023 chromosome 3, CUHK_Ljap_v2, whole genome shotgun sequence:
- the LOC135463806 gene encoding uncharacterized protein LOC135463806 isoform X1, whose translation MKPKQMFMGSKALKLIQSPSTPTYMVTSFLKQVKEAYIACGDTLQKKLALSNKFLKAVSALHPHASGHTLTLSLLQKLPALAPNVLTETEEELYELNIRKYQTDQHPDFPEGSRIDEWWGKEEICLKYPCLSKMAKAVLSCFHGPQVESSFNVMNDVIDAKSGRLNIETYQAIQNIKYGLKASGKSAVEYFKKRDHLHDKVDHTLVRNVKRSFSQYKAILEEKKSVATEKQKQLDIRAQSTLTKRKAKELCQKAAKKARVEHHGAIE comes from the exons ATGAAACCGAAGCAGATGTTCATGGGAAGTAAAGCATTGAAACTGATCCAGAGTCCTTCAACGCCGACCTACATGGTTACTTCATTTCTAAAACAG GTCAAGGAAGCCTACATCGCCTGTGGGGATACCCTGCAGAAGAAATTAGCACTAAGTAACAAGTTTTTGAAGGCTGTTTCTGCCCTTCACCCTCATGCAAGTGGTCACACACTTACTCTTTCTTTGCTCCAGAAGTTACCAGCACTGGCGCCTAATGTCCTGACAGAGACAGAAGAGGAACTTTATGagttaaatatcagaaaataccaGACAGATCAACATCCTGATTTCCCAGAAGGGTCTCGTATTGATGAGTGGTGGGGGAAAGAAGagatatgtctgaaatatccGTGCCTTTCCAAGATGGCTAAGGCTGTTCTGTCCTGTTTCCATGGACCCCAGGTTGAATCTTCCTTCAATGTAATGAATGACGTCATTGATGCCAAATCTGGGAGACTCAACATTGAAACCTACCAAgccatacaaaacataaaatatggttTGAAAGCTTCTGGTAAATCTGCTGTGGAGTATTTCAAGAAGAGGGACCATCTCCATGATAAGGTTGATCACACTCTTGTGAGGAATGTCAAGCGATCATTCAGCCAGTATAAGGCCATTCTTGAAGAGAAGAAATCAGTTgccacagaaaaacagaaacagctggACATTAGGGCACAGAGCACTTTGACGAAAAGGAAAGCCAAGGAGTTGTGTCAAAAGGCAGCCAAGAAAGCCAGAGTGGAACACCATGGTGCCATTGAATGA
- the LOC135463806 gene encoding uncharacterized protein LOC135463806 isoform X2 codes for MKPKQMFMGSKALKLIQSPSTPTYMVTSFLKQKLPALAPNVLTETEEELYELNIRKYQTDQHPDFPEGSRIDEWWGKEEICLKYPCLSKMAKAVLSCFHGPQVESSFNVMNDVIDAKSGRLNIETYQAIQNIKYGLKASGKSAVEYFKKRDHLHDKVDHTLVRNVKRSFSQYKAILEEKKSVATEKQKQLDIRAQSTLTKRKAKELCQKAAKKARVEHHGAIE; via the exons ATGAAACCGAAGCAGATGTTCATGGGAAGTAAAGCATTGAAACTGATCCAGAGTCCTTCAACGCCGACCTACATGGTTACTTCATTTCTAAAACAG AAGTTACCAGCACTGGCGCCTAATGTCCTGACAGAGACAGAAGAGGAACTTTATGagttaaatatcagaaaataccaGACAGATCAACATCCTGATTTCCCAGAAGGGTCTCGTATTGATGAGTGGTGGGGGAAAGAAGagatatgtctgaaatatccGTGCCTTTCCAAGATGGCTAAGGCTGTTCTGTCCTGTTTCCATGGACCCCAGGTTGAATCTTCCTTCAATGTAATGAATGACGTCATTGATGCCAAATCTGGGAGACTCAACATTGAAACCTACCAAgccatacaaaacataaaatatggttTGAAAGCTTCTGGTAAATCTGCTGTGGAGTATTTCAAGAAGAGGGACCATCTCCATGATAAGGTTGATCACACTCTTGTGAGGAATGTCAAGCGATCATTCAGCCAGTATAAGGCCATTCTTGAAGAGAAGAAATCAGTTgccacagaaaaacagaaacagctggACATTAGGGCACAGAGCACTTTGACGAAAAGGAAAGCCAAGGAGTTGTGTCAAAAGGCAGCCAAGAAAGCCAGAGTGGAACACCATGGTGCCATTGAATGA